The following nucleotide sequence is from Dehalococcoidia bacterium.
GCGCCGCCCGCGTAGTTGACCGACTGCGCCGCATGTGGCAGCGGCGCCGCGGCCCAGTGCAACCCCGCCGTGCCGGCAAAGAGCGGCACCAGCGCGTGGTTGCCGAAGGCCATCGCCAGCCTGCCGGCGACGAAAAGCTGGCCGATCTGCTCCGAAGAGGTCAGCGCGCTGTACGGCGGCGTGGCATGATCGACGTAGATCAGGTCGTGCAGGTATTGCAACGCACCCAGCGCGGCCGGGCTGTCGAGTGTCAGCCGCTTCGGCGCTGCCTGGCCATCGTAAATCTCGCCGCCGTTCTGCCACACCCACAGCTTCCACCAGGTATCGGGCTCGAAGGCGAAGCCGTAGCGCGCTTGGGCGCCGCCGGTGCTCAGCGCAATTGCATCGCGGCGCAGATCGTCCCAGCTCCAGCCCTCCTGCGGATACGGCAGTTGCGCGGCGTCGAACAGGTCCTTGTTGTAGAAGATGACCTTCGTGTCGTTGTCGCGCGGCAGGCCGTACAGGTCGCCGCGGTAGCGGAAGCCGTCCACGATCTGGGGATAGAAATCGTTCAGGTCATAGTGATCGGCCGCGATCAGGGGCGAAAGGTCGGCAGCGTAGCCCGACTCGGCGTAGGGCGGCACGTCGGAAAGGAAGGCCACGTCCGGCGGATCGC
It contains:
- a CDS encoding sugar ABC transporter substrate-binding protein, whose product is MTTISWSFWGDPQERSINERIVGLFEKEHPEIHVETRWAAYGDYILRIKQWDAEGDPPDVAFLSDVPPYAESGYAADLSPLIAADHYDLNDFYPQIVDGFRYRGDLYGLPRDNDTKVIFYNKDLFDAAQLPYPQEGWSWDDLRRDAIALSTGGAQARYGFAFEPDTWWKLWVWQNGGEIYDGQAAPKRLTLDSPAALGALQYLHDLIYVDHATPPYSALTSSEQIGQLFVAGRLAMAFGNHALVPLFAGTAGLHWAAAPLPHAAQSVNYAGGAGYVIAARSRHPQQAWTFLKWLLSTKGEAVFTESGLIVPSRRSVGNSNLFLQQGVPAASHGLSPASGDGPGGLSPEVGRVFISETERGRKDAQFHGYLAIFDAVNAGVTPIFAAGADPRTVISGLTPQINAMLGGR